The region acattaaagcatcaagatagaaaacaaagcaatatgtcttgaaaacagaaaatgcacaacaaaacaaatgagaaacaagtggccggaaagtggagtcaatgtctgtgactgaactgtaagaaatcacctaaaagaaatgggatttacatacagaaaagccaaacaaaagccaccattaacacctaaaaagaaaagaacaaggttaaagtaggctaaagaaaagcaatcgtggactgtgggtgactggataaaagtgatcttcagtgatgaatcgcgaatctgcattgggcaaggtgatgatgctggaacttttgtttggtgtctgtccaatgaaatttatgaagataactgcctaaagaaaacatgttaatttccacagttgttgatgatatgggcctgcatgtcgggtaaaggcacaggggagatggtcttcaataaatgccaaagtccacattgaaattttggacgcttttcttattccatcagttgaaaggatgtttggtgatgatgacttcatttttcaagatgataatgcatcttgccatagggcaaaggacgtgaaaactttccttcaagaaaacatataatgtcaatggcatggcctgcaaatagtccggatctcaatccatttgaaaatctctggtggaaattgaagaaaatggtcaatgacaaggttccaacctgcaaagctgatctggcaacagcaagagacagttgaaggcagattgatgaagaatactgtttgtcattagttaactccatgcctcagagagtttaaaccattataaaagccagaggtggtgcaacaaagtaataatggtgcagtgttttctaatgattccataattttttcctcagatttgagtgattccatatttttttcctctacttgatctaaaaaaaaagcaattgtttatcacaactattatatttgtttctttttttattgtttcttaatgccagagggttgacagtttgagaaatgatagttttgtggcatgtctgtgatttattttttttctacaaaattaaacaattgaaagaacatcttccaagagtggtgattccataatttttgccaggggttgtatatatattagagagagcgacacacagagagagagagcatcaCTGCTTCTCtcacatttattcatcattttgttTAAACCATGAAGAACTGAGGTAAAGTTCAGGTGGAAGAATTGTAGGGTTATCCAATAATATTTGTGATTTTTGCTGCCATCGTTTATGGAGAATAGAAACAGAGAAATATCACATTAATTAAGTCAATTATTTAatctttattaatgattaatctGAAACGTACATTAAACGTGTGTCTATTAAACATTAACATGATGCTTCATGTTTTACTTTAATCCTAAATAATTTTATAGTATTTTACAttgaaacataaaaatattaaataaaaacgcCTTATATTGAATATCAATCTACGTATAGACTTAATGACAGACAATTTAACTGGTGACTTACTGAGGAACAACTAAGATAAAGTTAATTACCGTTATTATCATATAACATGTTCATATTATGAATCctaatattatattatgtacTTAATAAATTTTGTGTTCATATTACATCACATTTATTTTCTCTGTTGTCTTTTGGGGTTTGGAATCCAGAAGTAGTTGTGTTCAATCTCAACacctaaaatctgattgtttAGTGATTATAAATAAACCTTAAGAAGGTTTAGCAAAGCAGAAATTTGTGATTTTACATTCACAGCTGAAGGAATTGAGCATTAAGAATAAACATAACATTTTTGGAGTTGGGCTATCGAATGGAAcagcggtctattacactagcccaccaacaCTGAGATTCGAATTCAAAAACATGATTGGGTACATGTAGGGGtgaccaaagccctgtgatagattggtgCCGTGTTCGAGGTGTTCCTcccttgcatccagtgtttcacAGTGGACCGAACTCgcctcgaccctgaccaggatcaagcAACTAatcaaaatgaaatgaaaaattgtTGAATTTGATTGTACAGAGGGAAACTACAGGATTTCAATAACACATCTGTGTAGAGTTCACCAGTTCATCAAACCAATAGCATTTATGTTATAGATTTCATGTATCGAGAGCTGTGGTAAATGTGATATCCAGCTGAACCTGACACCGCTCCCACTGTTCCCACAAAGAGGGACTGAACCGTGTACACTCGAACAATACTGGTCCTGTAAGAGCTTTATCACAGATGgattcatttactcacacacacacacacacacacagcgtaaCGCTGCACTGAACACACTGATTTGCTTTTTGCTGAGTCTTTAATTCTGGGTTCTTTTTGCTCATTTGGATGAAACAGTACGATGGTGAGAATAGGACTGGTTTTATGTTCCTTTCAACACCTGACCGTTTTACcttatttacaattatttacagtttttagGTAAAACCCCCTCAGAGGTTAAAAGTCTGAACGATCTTCCTGCATAAAAGAAATGATGTGCTGGCtgactttttaaaaatctatttttattttttataataatatgttCTTAGATCAGGTTGAGAAATGCACgtatcattgtttattatttaatcgaGATTTTTTCTCAGTGTCTCGATCTCACCTGTTGTACATTTGGCCCACAGTTTCATCACTCTGAGCTGCCAGGTGATTGTGTGCCACCCTGTTCCATGGTGAGACTGTGGGCACTGAGCCTGACAGGATTCATTTCCTCCTGGTTTTGGCAGACGATGCTTTCAGACACTGATCCCACATTCCTGAGTATTGCAGCGCTTTAATCCTTCCTCACCTGCTCTTGTTCCTTCACCTGTATGACCTTATGAACCCGTACAGATGGATCAGGTGGGTATAACAGGTGCGCTGGCAGACTTTAATCCAGACTGAGAGAGGAAGTGTTTCATTTCCTACCTGCCTTTCCTATTATAACTATAACAGACAGCACATGAGCTCGGTACCCACCAACCCTGCTCATGCCATCAAACTGAGAGCGGCTCTGTGCTGTGTTAgttattatcatattataataactttactaacaaacaaattaaaaatagaatCTTCATGACTAGTAAgattattgtatatatttatccaCACCTTCATTTAATTCTAaaacattatacagtattatcCAAAAAGTGTAGACACTACCGGTCAAAtgatgttttgttgattttaaatTCAAAACATCATTTACAGGAACAAATGTCAGCACATTTAATGcataattactgtttatttgattcatttacattttcgaaaTAATGAACCTAAATGTTTTCCCCAATATGTTACAGTTAGTAAAGTAAATATGTATAAATTGTGTAGAAAACGATCATAAGAGAAGAGAACTTGCTCCAGGAGTGACCAAACTTTTGCAACTTTTTAGTATGTAATTATCTTtttgatttaaataatttgaaatgtgccattttttttatttcctttattgttaatattttatatactcatacaaataaataaatggattcaTTTCTAAGTTTGTAgctttaaacatgttaaaaaataaatatgcttgtttgttgtgttttgcattgttataaatgtttggTTGTAGTGTTTAGCTTTGATGTTAACCGGTTagtctttaataataaataaaatgattttggtTTTATTCGTAATTATTACTGATTGTGATTGTTCAttaactacatttcccatgatGCCTCGCTCCGTTGCTGTGACGTCAGGCTCAGTAGCGGAAGCAGTAGCAGTAGCAGTGATGGCGGCGGTGCTGAGGGAGAGTGATGAGTTCTCAGCTCTGAGACACAGAATTAAACTAAACACAGAGTTACTGTTACAGTCTCACACAGAGCAGGACGAGAAGAgtgagttattattattatattattattattattatattattacagctTATTATGAGTAGAGACCGGGATTTATTCAATTCAACTTTTATTATTGTGTCAAACTGAAAAGTTTCAGCTCATAAAGAAACTGATTTATTATGATATTatagtattatcattatattattactattattatattattattatgatattatagtattattattattattatattatagtattattattactattattatattattattagtagtagtagaagtagtattagtattactgatattactgttattatattattattactattatattattattatattagtagtagtagtagtagtagtgttagtattattatattattattactactgttattCTATTAGTTTATAAACATAAAAGATTATCAGTACAGTAAAACACAGGTGCAttagtagtaaaaataaatgtgatgATGAATAATTCTGCTCTTTAATcagtttaatattataataataaatctgctATAAAATGATTCTGATGgattaaagtatgtggacgctctcaacagtggtagctcagtggttagggtactggactagtaatctgaaggtcgccagtttaagccccaccaataccaggttgccactgttgggcccttgagcaaggcccttaacccataaTTGCTCAAAAAATGTGTTCAGTCATacttgtaagctgctttggataaaactgtaatgtaaatcaGACTGTTACCTGTGGGTGTGTTTGTTGCAGGTAAAGAGGATTTGAAGCCGCTTCCTCGTTTTAATCGACACTCCATCTTCTGGATTTTGACCTCTGTGGGTTTGACCTACTACGTGGATTTCTTCAGCGTGATTCTGGAGAACGAGGACGTTAAAAAGTGAATCATGAAATAATGAAGCTTTAATAGAGGAAACAGATCCGACCTGAAGCTTTACATATTAGGAGATACGTTTAAACTATCTCAAAAACACGAGACCCTTCATGTTCTCCTCTCAcaccactctctctctctctctctctgtgagtgtgtgtgtgtgtgtgttccagctGGTGGTTTCATGTCGGACTGGTACTGCTGGGAGTGTGTATAGCCCTGGCGGGGTTCTGTATCGTGTATCTGGAGTGGTACCGAGGGATCAAACATTATGATCAGGAATATCCAGCCGTACCTCCTGTTACCACGGCTGCCTTCATCGCTGCCTCCTTCAGGtcagtgtgtgtattacagCTTACACTGCGCTCTCACTGTATCACCTGTTACCTGTACTGCACACTGTCTCTGTACTCAACCCGTACTCATCACCTACTGATCCCCCATCACCTCAATACTCATCACCTACTGATCCCCCAGGGCAGGGCAGCTCACACCTGATTCTGATCCAGGACTGATCTGATAACTTTCCTGCACTGTTATACTGATGCAGTGTGACATGATTAGATGAGGATGTGATCTGAGTGGAGCTGCGTGcagggtgtgtgggtgtgttccTGCTCTGAGTCTAGGGTTTCAGATCTTATGTGAGCAGGATAAAGGATGAAGGTGCTTAAATGAATGAacgagtgaataaatgaatgaacgagTGAATGATGATGAACAGTTCTGTATTTCATCTTTTATGTTCTGCTCTGCACTAAATGTTCTGTTTTTAACAAAATATTTCTGTTACACACCAGCTATACGTGACCTAACctctgtgtacgtgtgtgtgtgtgtgtgtacttgtgtgtgtgtacgtgtgtgtgtgtgtgtacacgtgtgtgtgtacgtgtgtgtgtgtgtgtatgtatgtgtgtgtgtgtgtgtacacgtgtgtgtgtacgtgtgtgtgtgtgtgtatgtatgtgtgtgtgtgtgtgtgtgtgtacacgtgtgtgtgtacgtgtgtgtgtgtgtacttgtgtgtgtgtacttgtgtgtgtgtgtgtgtacacgtgtgtgtgtacgtgtgtgtgtgtatgtatgtgtgtgtgtgtgtgtgtgtgtacacgtgtgtgtgtacgtgtgtgtgtgtgtgtgtgtgtgtgtacgtgtgtgtgtgttacagcttTAACATCGCTCTGTGGCCGGTCTGGTCGTTCTTCACTCCTGTGATTCTCTTCACTCAGTTTATGGGCGTCGTGATGCTCATCTCATTACTAGGATAGaagtaagaacacacacacacacacacacacacacacacacacacacacacacacacacacacaaacacacacatacgatAGTATCTCAGTgatgaattaatttattattataatatttttattctcTCTGTGTTTCAGGCTGCAGTGTGAAGTGCaactttttatatttcattattttatttcatgattttttttacta is a window of Trichomycterus rosablanca isolate fTriRos1 chromosome 22, fTriRos1.hap1, whole genome shotgun sequence DNA encoding:
- the tmem128 gene encoding transmembrane protein 128; the encoded protein is MAAVLRESDEFSALRHRIKLNTELLLQSHTEQDEKSKEDLKPLPRFNRHSIFWILTSVGLTYYVDFFSVILENEDVKNWWFHVGLVLLGVCIALAGFCIVYLEWYRGIKHYDQEYPAVPPVTTAAFIAASFSFNIALWPVWSFFTPVILFTQFMGVVMLISLLG